TCCGTGCGGTCCGGGCGGAGGGTGGCCGAGGCCCTGCGCGCCGCCGGCGCCTCGGCCACCGTGCACGATCTCGACGCCGGCCTGCTGGAGCACCTCCAGCAGGCCCGTCCGGACGTCGTCTGGCCGCTCCTGCACGGCAGCACCGGAGAGGACGGCGCCGTCCGTGACCTGCTGTCGCTGGCGGACGTGGCGTTCGTCGGCTCGGATTCGGCGGGTGCGCGCAGTACGTGGTTCAAGCCGGTGGCCAAGTCCCTGATGGAGCGGGCCGGCGCTCGCACTCCCGCCTCGGTGACCCTGCCGCAGAGCCTGTTCCGCCAGGTCGGCGCGGCAGCGGTGCTGGGCCGCGTGCTGGAGCGGCTGCCGCTCCCGCTGGTGGTGAAGCCGGCGGCAGGCGGCTCCGCCCTCGGCGTCACGGTGGTCACGGAGGCGGCGGAACTGCCGCAGGCGATGGTGCACTGCTTCTCCTACGGGGAGACCGCACTGATCGAACAGGCCATCCAGGGCCGCGAGCTCGCGGTCTCGGTGATCGACACCGGCGACGGACCGCGGGCACTTCCCGCGGTCGAGATCGTCACCGACGGCCCCTACGACTACGACGCCCGCTACAACGCCGGCCGTACCGAGTATTTCGCCCCCGCACGGCTGACACCGGAGCAGCTCGACGCCGCGCACCGGCTGGCCGTGCTCGCGCACCAGCAGCTCGGCCTGGCGCAGCTCTCGCGTACCGACCTGATCGTCGACGACGCGGGCACGCCCTGGTTCCTGGAGTCGAACGTCGCCCCCGGGATGACCGAGACCAGCCTGTTCCCGCAGGCCGTCCACGCCGCCGGGCTCTCGACTGACGCGCTGTACCTGGACCTGGCCCGGGAGGGCGCGCGGGGCTGACCCGGCTTCTCTCAGCTGTTGCTGCTGCCCTCGTCCTCGCGCAGGATGCCCGGGTCGCCGGGGTCGATGACGCCGAGGATGCGGTTGAGGTCCTGCACGCTGGCGAACTCGATGCTGACGTGGCCCTTGCGCTGCCCCAGGTTGACCTTCACCTTGGTGTCGAACCGGTCCGAGAGCCGGGAGGCGAGTTCGCCGAGCGCCGCCGAGTGGGCTCCGGCGCGCGGCCGACGGCGCAGCTCGGGCTGCATCGGGTCCTCACCGAGGGTGACGATCTCCTCGGTTGCCCGCACACTCAGACCCTCGGCCACGATGCGCTGGGCCAGACGTTCCATCGCTGCGCCGTCGGGCAGGCCCAGCAGGGCGCGCGCGTGGCCGGCGCTGAGCACGCCGGCCGCCACCCGCCGCTGCACGAGCGGGGGGAGCTTGAGCAGGCGCAGGGTGTTGCTGATCTGCGGCCTCGAGCGGGCGATGCGGGTGGCGAGCTCGTCATGCGTGCAGTCGAAGTCCTCCAGCAGCTGCTGGTAGGCGGCGGCCTCCTCCAGCGGGTTGAGCTGCACCCGGTGGAGGTTCTCCAGCAGCGCGTCCCGGAGCATGTCGTCCTGGGCGGTGTCCCGGATGATCGCCGGCACGGTCGTCTGCCCGGCCATCCGGGAGGCGCGCCAGCGGCGCTCTCCCATGATGAGCTCATAGGTACTGGCGCCCTCGGCGTCGGTGCCCGAGGGGCGGACCACCACCGGCTGGAGGACCCCGACCTCGCGGATCGAGCTGGCGAGCTCGTTCAGATCGTCGTCGTCGAAGACCTGGCGGGGCTGCAGCGCGTTGGGGGAGATCGAATCGATCGGGACCTCGGCGAATCGGGCGCCCGGTACGGCTACGAGCCCGTCCGGGTCCGGCGCCTGGTCATGGGTGGCGGTGTCGGTGCCGGTGGATCGACGGTCCGATTCTCCGGTCACGGCGGCGCCCGGAGCAGGCCGCGCGGTCGACGCCACATCCTCGAGGGCACCGGCGTCGTCGTCGGAGGGGGTGCTCGGGGCGGAGGTGCCATTGCGGGACGGCGCGCTGGTAGCAGTGCCGGCGTTGCCGGCCTCCTGCGCCTCGAGATCGGCCAGCATGCGCTCACTCGCGCTCGCCGGCGCGTCCCCGTCGGCGGTCGCCTCGTCCTCGCTCGTGGGTGGGGCGGGCTTGTGCTGCTCGGGGAAGAAGACATCGACCGGACGCTGGGCCCCTGAGGCCCCGGTCGGGATGAGGGCGCCCAGTCCGCGCCCCAGGCCACGGCGTCGCTCCGTCATCCTTGGTCTCCTTCATCGGGCGCCCCGGTGGGCGCGGCTGCGTGGGCGTACGCATCGAGGGGCTGCAGGCCGCGCTGGGCGATCTCGCGAGCCGCTTCGAGGTAGGCGAGCGCTCCCGTCGACCCACCGTCGTAGGTCAGCACTGTCTGACCATAGGACGGCGCCTCCGAGATCCGCACCGAACGCGGGATCGCGGTGCGCAGGGTCTGCTCCGGGAAGTGCTCCCGCACCTCCTCGGCGACCTGCTGGGCAAGGTTGGTCCGGCCGTCGTACATCGTCAGCAGGATGGTCGAGACGTGCAGCGCCGGATTGAGATGAGCGCGGATGAGATTGATGTTGTTGAGCAGCTGGCTGAGTCCCTCCAGCGCGTAGTACTCACACTGGATCGGGATGATGACCTCACGCGCGGTCACGAAGGCATTGACCGTGAGCAGGCCCAGGCTGGGCGGGCAGTCGACGAAGACGTAGTCGATGCGTGGTTCACCACGGCGTGACCGCCCCCTGAGGTAGGAGGCCAGGGCATTGCGCAGACGGTTCTCCCGGGCCACGAGCGACACGAGCTCGATCTCGGCGCCCGAGAGGTCGATGGTCGCAGGAGCGCAGAAGAGCCCAGGGATGGCCTCGGACTCCTGGACGACCTCCTCCAGGGGCGTGTCGTTGATGAGCACGTCATAGGTCGACGGCGTCCCGCTGTGGTGTTCGATACCCAGCGCCGTGGAAGCATTCCCCTGCGGGTCGTTGTCGATCACGAGCACACGCAGGCCCGCCTGCGCCAACGCCGCCGCGAGATTGACGGACGACGTGGTCTTTCCCACGCCACCCTTCTGGTTCGCCACCGTGAACACCCTCGTCTGGAGTGGGGGTGGGAACTTCTGACCGGTGAGCTCGATGCGGCGCCGTGCGTCCTGGGCCAGTTGCGCGGCGAGTGGCGTGGTGTCATCCATGACCGGGATCGCGTCGATCAAGGCGAGGCGGTGCTCGTCGTCCGGGGAGAGCGGCTTGGTCACATCGCCGAAAGGCCGCGATCCAGTGTCGACGTCGTCCTGATCCACGTTTGTGTTCCTCCGATGATGGGTGCGCTCTCCAAGAGTAGACGTCCATGGCGCTCGTGACCTACGCCCGGTGGCCATCGAACCGCAGAAGCGGGCGGCCGCCCGACGTTATCCACAACCCCCTGTGGAGAACGGCGGCACCAGTGTGGACATTCGCGACAGCTTGTGGACCTGGGCGAGTAGCCTGTGGATAACTCTGCAACCCGGACTCGTCGATCCGTTGCGCATGGCAGTGCGACCCTGCCGAAACCCTGCTATTGCAACGCTTGGCGGCAGTCTTCTCGAGCGTTGGACACTATCCACACCCCGATAATCGCCCGGTGGATAACAGCCGCCACCGCGTCACCCCCTCCCCGGTGGCCGGGGTCGAAAGGGCATCGGGCCGCTCGCTATCCACAGATGATCGCGGTTTCACGTGGAACAGAGGAGTCGAGGCTCACTACACAGAAGTGGATGCTCACGCCGACGCACGGGTGGGCGGCCAGAACGCTGCATGATCCTACCCGGCCTCTGCGTGCACCTGACTAGCCCGCGCCCCTGGGCCCGAGCCATACACCGCCAACACGTCTGCCGCGGGAGCTAGCGCCCACGTGCCAAAGCTTGCCTCGCGCGTTCCACGTGGAACAGGTCGTCCGCATCAACGGCGTTATGGACGTAGCCGACTGCCTTCGTCGGAGCCGAGCCAGGGGGCTGCGCCCATTGCAAGGTATCGGCAGCCGGCGGCGCGGTGCACAGGAGAAAGGGCGCGCAGATTGACCCCGCGGAGAGGCGCTGCCGACTTGGCTGCATCGCGCGCACACAGTAGCTAGCCGCATGCCACCTCAAAATCCGGGGACGACGTGCCACCGTCGCGGCGTAGAGGAGGGATCGCAGCGGCCGCGGGTACACGCCGGATGCTTGCAGCCTGTTTCACGTGGAACGGCGTGTACACGGCAGTGGCGGGGTCGCGCGCGGGGTAGCGTGCGCGGTGCGCGGGGTAGCCTGCGCGGTGCGCGGGGTAGCCTGCGCGGCGCGCGGGGTAGCCTGCGCGGCGCGCGAGCTGCGGTTGCACGCATCCGCGG
Above is a window of Ruania suaedae DNA encoding:
- a CDS encoding D-alanine--D-alanine ligase family protein, yielding MSEHSADPLDVFILAGGLSHEREVSVRSGRRVAEALRAAGASATVHDLDAGLLEHLQQARPDVVWPLLHGSTGEDGAVRDLLSLADVAFVGSDSAGARSTWFKPVAKSLMERAGARTPASVTLPQSLFRQVGAAAVLGRVLERLPLPLVVKPAAGGSALGVTVVTEAAELPQAMVHCFSYGETALIEQAIQGRELAVSVIDTGDGPRALPAVEIVTDGPYDYDARYNAGRTEYFAPARLTPEQLDAAHRLAVLAHQQLGLAQLSRTDLIVDDAGTPWFLESNVAPGMTETSLFPQAVHAAGLSTDALYLDLAREGARG
- a CDS encoding ParB/RepB/Spo0J family partition protein; the protein is MTERRRGLGRGLGALIPTGASGAQRPVDVFFPEQHKPAPPTSEDEATADGDAPASASERMLADLEAQEAGNAGTATSAPSRNGTSAPSTPSDDDAGALEDVASTARPAPGAAVTGESDRRSTGTDTATHDQAPDPDGLVAVPGARFAEVPIDSISPNALQPRQVFDDDDLNELASSIREVGVLQPVVVRPSGTDAEGASTYELIMGERRWRASRMAGQTTVPAIIRDTAQDDMLRDALLENLHRVQLNPLEEAAAYQQLLEDFDCTHDELATRIARSRPQISNTLRLLKLPPLVQRRVAAGVLSAGHARALLGLPDGAAMERLAQRIVAEGLSVRATEEIVTLGEDPMQPELRRRPRAGAHSAALGELASRLSDRFDTKVKVNLGQRKGHVSIEFASVQDLNRILGVIDPGDPGILREDEGSSNS
- a CDS encoding ParA family protein yields the protein MDDTTPLAAQLAQDARRRIELTGQKFPPPLQTRVFTVANQKGGVGKTTSSVNLAAALAQAGLRVLVIDNDPQGNASTALGIEHHSGTPSTYDVLINDTPLEEVVQESEAIPGLFCAPATIDLSGAEIELVSLVARENRLRNALASYLRGRSRRGEPRIDYVFVDCPPSLGLLTVNAFVTAREVIIPIQCEYYALEGLSQLLNNINLIRAHLNPALHVSTILLTMYDGRTNLAQQVAEEVREHFPEQTLRTAIPRSVRISEAPSYGQTVLTYDGGSTGALAYLEAAREIAQRGLQPLDAYAHAAAPTGAPDEGDQG